DNA sequence from the Carassius gibelio isolate Cgi1373 ecotype wild population from Czech Republic chromosome A14, carGib1.2-hapl.c, whole genome shotgun sequence genome:
CATCAGAAAGCTGAGctgaatacatacatacatacatacacacaaagcaCCTTTTAATGGTAACACAACACAAAAAGCCCATACCCCCTTTCCATTTAGTCATCCATCTATTTTCCCTGACATTTCCTTGCATAATTTCTTTACAATATAAcgttgcaaaacaaaaacaaacaaacaagaaaaagaaaacaccaCATCTTTGCTAATTTCCTGACATTACTGTTCAGAACACATCAACACATATCATCACAGTTTCTCCAAACATAAAATATCTCTGCTCTACTTCCTGTGTAATGCTTGGCTTTTGGATAGCAAAAAAGGTCCAAGTATTGTTCTTGGACTGTAAGCACTTGCTTGGGTTGCCTTTATTCAGTGTTACTTAATTTTGAACTCAGAAGAACCTAAAGGGAAACTGAGGTCCACTGGAGCTCTATGGAGTGTGAGACAGTCCTTGACCTGAGACATTTCAAGGTAAATGGGCTCCATCAGGACTGTACGCTTGTGGTCCTCGAGTAGTGGCCCTTAACTCGTGAGAAATGAGGCAGCAGCATCGGTAACCTGATGGTCACCTGTTAACACTGGTAATGGAAATGTTGGTGTACTTTTCCCTCCATGTGTGCAtgggagtgtgtgtgagtgtgcatgtctGTGTAGACCTTGGTATAAATCTTTGGTGGACCGCTGAGAGCTGGGGGCCCCATTCCCATTAGTCTGTGGTGTGACAGGTCAGGGTTGGTGCTGTTGGTGGAGCTGGGCTCCTTGTCTGATATGTGGTGCTCTCGATAGGTTGTCGGTCGGGGAGGCAAACGACTCTGGCGTCTGCGGCTGTGGCACAACCAGAGCACGATGGCTCCTACCATGAGCAGAGCAGCAGCAGGGATCCCAATGATCAGCGGCCAGGGAAGACCAGGGCTGATGTGGCGGAGAATGATGTCCTTATCCAACTTGGGATCTGcaaacaaatagagacatttaTTCACAGGTAAAAATGGCAGCTTTAGTTGAAGTTACTATTTCATAAGAATATGTGAGCAACATTTGAGTTTttatgaattgaaaaaaaaaaaaatgtacatttatgatAACGTGATATCAACCTGCTGAAGaaaaaaattctttatttatACCAACGCAAGATCATCACAAGTCTTTTTCCACAagctgagatatatatatatatatatatatatatatatatatatatatatatatatatatatatatatatatatatatatatatatacatacatagacacacacacatacatagttattattattattattattattattacttaattcTATTACTTTTTGTACCCTTTTCTTTGAGAGTGAAGGCACATAGTTTCATACAAGAacatgacactaaaataatgcagtaatcatttatttaacaaCACAAGATGTAACATTAATGTGCataaatgatgaagaaaaaacaaataagaaactgtcattttaatgaaaatcCATCAAATGTGAAACGTCACTCAGGGAATTCCAGGAATCTAaattttgtaaatttatttttactgtgAATTAGAAGATGACTTGTTCTTTCTCATTTCTAAagactgtaaattaattacaataatgtactgtaaatttacaataaGTGACGGTTTTTCCACAGAATATAGTAAGGGAACTACTGTCTTTCATCATTAATATTATGatcatttttacagtgcattttaGTGCTGTAAAGCTAACTAGATTTGAGGGGAGAGCTGACCTGAGAGAACAGTGAGGTAGGCAATGCGATAGTTGTAGCCCATGGTATTAGCCCCCAGACAGATGTACATTCCAGCATCCTCGTCACGTGCCTTGATGATGGCCAGCTTGTTGAGGTACGAACCGTCAGGTCTGGACCACGCGTCCCCAGTGGGCAGAACCACAAAGTGCTGGCCTCCTATCTCCAGTGTGGAGTTATAGCGCCCCTCTGTGCCTTGGTCAACTCGCTTCAGCCACTGTATTACTGGCTTCACATCACTGTGGACCTTACACTGAAAGGAAGCTGTTCCACCAAACTCCACAGTTGTGTTGACAGGATGGGTACCTGTCAGAATGGGTTTGGAGTTGGTACGCTCTGTGGAGAAAACAGACTGAAACTTAAAGCAGTGTAAATATTTTGTCTAAACTAACATGAGATTACCTATGCACATCACATTTGTAACTGATTATGGTGTAGTGGTAAACAGAAACAGTGAGTGCAACCATGGCATACTGGACACTTATTAAGCTGAGGTGCTAAATATAACATTAGTCTGGCCCGCAACAATTcctaataaatgtattcatattcCACCAATCCTTTTCTGTTATCTCCACACTATCCATACCAATTAAAGTAGCAAAACATTTTAGAATGTGAACTATATATTTGTATAAgatttaaaatagtatttataatttgttttataattttgaattatgtataatttgaatataaatgtatattaacataaattattaaaaaaaaacacatttattataaattattatcattattattattgcagttgttacttaattataaaaatacagcTAACCACAAACAATTTGTTTATTAGATTAAAAGTTATAGTTTATATTATCAaagttatagtatatatatatatatatatatatatatatatatatatatatatatatatatatatatatatatatatatatatatatatatataatctcaaaTGTCTTCAATTTAGTTAATATTATTctaatctatattatattatttaaactttaaatatatgtgaccctggaccacaaaaccagtcttaagtgtcagtttttaaaaattatcagtaagctttccattgatgtatggtttattaagattggacaatatttgtccaagatacaactattagaaaaactgaaatctgagggtcaaagaaataaaaatactgagaaaaatcacctttatagttgtctaaatgaattcttaacaatgcatattacttatcaataattaagatttgatatatttacggtagtaaatttactaaatatcttcatggaacatgatctttactttatatcctaatgattcttggcataaaagaaaatttgataattttgacccatacaatgtttttttgcctattgctaaaaatataaccCAGCGACCTAAGACTggcaccacaaaaccagtcttaagtcgctggggtatatttttagcaatagccaaataatggcaattaataataataataataaatatattactatatacacaaatataggcATACATTATTAATTATACAATCTTAACAAATCTATTCCATTGATAAACATCCACTTTGGGTTCCAAACTCACCAATTACATCCACTTTGTATGTGGCATTGATAAGGCCAGCAGCATTGGAGACTAGACAGGTGTATTTGGCACTGTCCTGAGGCTGCAGGTTCTTCAGAGTCAGTGTCCACTCTGGGCGTTTACTCTTGTGAGAGCTGGGCAGCTGGCTCTGGTCTTTCCACCATGAAATGACTGGTGTTGGATTGCCACTGGCCAGACACTTGAGACGCACAGAGCTGCCAACGGGCTGCTCTAGCACACGCCTGCGCATCTTTGTGAGCTGTGTGAAGTGT
Encoded proteins:
- the LOC128026996 gene encoding fibroblast growth factor receptor-like 1 produces the protein MFPERGILTFLTWVLIVTLTCEARGPPWVSRQVEDRQTAKLGRTIRLPCPVEGDPPPLVLWVKDGRNVNPGWSRYKVLKKSLKIKEVELEDAGVYICRVTNGFGSLALNFTLIVIDDAAVTQNQPPPDAAEPNTDLTLPDPTGEPWVKPHFTQLTKMRRRVLEQPVGSSVRLKCLASGNPTPVISWWKDQSQLPSSHKSKRPEWTLTLKNLQPQDSAKYTCLVSNAAGLINATYKVDVIERTNSKPILTGTHPVNTTVEFGGTASFQCKVHSDVKPVIQWLKRVDQGTEGRYNSTLEIGGQHFVVLPTGDAWSRPDGSYLNKLAIIKARDEDAGMYICLGANTMGYNYRIAYLTVLSDPKLDKDIILRHISPGLPWPLIIGIPAAALLMVGAIVLWLCHSRRRQSRLPPRPTTYREHHISDKEPSSTNSTNPDLSHHRLMGMGPPALSGPPKIYTKVYTDMHTHTHSHAHMEGKVHQHFHYQC